One genomic region from Streptomyces sp. NBC_00582 encodes:
- a CDS encoding DUF4240 domain-containing protein, with amino-acid sequence MDINEWWGFVDRARAAVGDRADDRELPDDPLPEALVDVLAALEPAEIVDFYVKYVEVKDSAYQYSLCMAAYLIEGSYTDDGFSDFRGGLILLGRDTFSRAVANPDFLADLPTVTCMSREEGGWIGYESVSYLISDAYRRVRGETDSLDTAVETALRAMARPDKPLGEKWNWDPEDERQIRRRLPRLAALFLS; translated from the coding sequence ATGGACATAAATGAGTGGTGGGGATTTGTCGACAGGGCTCGGGCCGCGGTCGGTGACCGCGCCGACGATCGGGAACTACCTGATGACCCACTGCCTGAGGCGCTGGTCGATGTCCTTGCCGCGCTGGAGCCGGCTGAGATCGTTGACTTTTACGTCAAGTACGTCGAGGTGAAGGATTCGGCCTATCAGTATTCGTTGTGCATGGCCGCCTACTTGATTGAGGGTAGCTACACGGATGACGGCTTCAGCGACTTCCGTGGTGGGCTGATCCTCCTCGGGCGGGACACATTCAGCCGCGCGGTGGCAAATCCCGACTTTCTTGCCGACTTGCCCACTGTTACCTGCATGAGCCGCGAGGAAGGAGGCTGGATCGGCTACGAGTCTGTGAGCTATTTGATCTCGGATGCATACCGAAGGGTCCGAGGGGAAACCGACTCACTCGATACAGCCGTCGAGACCGCGCTGAGAGCCATGGCGCGTCCGGACAAGCCGCTGGGTGAAAAATGGAACTGGGACCCCGAAGATGAAAGGCAGATAAGGCGCCGTCTCCCAAGGCTTGCAGCACTTTTCCTCAGCTGA
- a CDS encoding VOC family protein, translating into MSTIKQVQVTFDCAEPARLAGFWCEVLGYVVPPVPAGFATWEDYHRSLPPEDQVIYFACSDPSGVGPRLLFQRVPEGKVVKNRLHLDVRAGIGLVGEERLATLEAECARLVALGAEHVRTMRADGENESCIVMRDIEGNEFCLD; encoded by the coding sequence ATGTCAACGATCAAGCAGGTCCAAGTGACCTTCGACTGCGCGGAACCTGCGCGTCTCGCCGGCTTCTGGTGCGAGGTGCTGGGGTACGTCGTACCTCCGGTCCCGGCGGGGTTCGCCACTTGGGAGGACTACCATCGTTCACTGCCGCCAGAGGATCAGGTGATCTACTTCGCGTGTAGTGATCCCTCGGGTGTGGGCCCGCGCCTGCTCTTCCAGCGCGTTCCCGAAGGGAAGGTCGTTAAGAACCGGCTGCATCTTGACGTGCGGGCCGGTATCGGGCTCGTGGGTGAGGAGCGCCTGGCCACGCTTGAAGCCGAGTGTGCACGGCTGGTCGCGCTTGGCGCGGAACATGTACGAACGATGCGTGCCGACGGAGAGAACGAGTCGTGCATTGTGATGCGGGACATCGAGGGCAACGAGTTCTGTCTCGACTGA
- a CDS encoding helix-turn-helix domain-containing protein: MEVMTLADFRERTRDWPWHIATPHRADFHALMLVTAGTLRHRVDFTGYVLPPGSWLWIRPGQVHQWQNPEQAEAVLIFFQEDFVAPETAELAGLGTGTAPMPLYSPDPSEAPVLAAAAEQLAAEFSQSHRHPLPVHTALLHRLLDVVLLRLAHLRQHGQAAESAPEPFLRFRDAVERGFSRTHRIDDYARELGYSTRTLTRATQTAAGLSAKDYLDQRLVLEAKRLLAHGTEPASTIAARLGFTSATHFGKFFQRHTGRTPLGFRASQRTSPPA, translated from the coding sequence ATGGAGGTCATGACCCTGGCCGACTTCCGCGAGCGCACCCGTGACTGGCCTTGGCACATCGCCACCCCGCACCGGGCGGACTTCCACGCCCTGATGCTGGTCACCGCCGGCACCCTGCGCCACCGCGTCGACTTCACCGGGTACGTACTGCCGCCCGGTTCCTGGCTGTGGATTCGGCCCGGCCAGGTGCACCAGTGGCAAAACCCTGAGCAGGCCGAGGCCGTCCTGATCTTCTTCCAGGAGGACTTCGTCGCCCCCGAGACCGCAGAACTGGCCGGACTCGGCACCGGCACCGCCCCGATGCCCTTGTACAGCCCCGATCCTTCGGAGGCCCCCGTACTGGCCGCCGCGGCCGAGCAACTGGCCGCGGAATTCTCCCAGTCGCACCGCCATCCGCTGCCCGTGCACACCGCCCTGCTGCACCGCCTGCTCGACGTCGTACTCCTGCGTCTGGCCCACCTGCGGCAGCACGGCCAGGCCGCGGAATCGGCCCCCGAGCCCTTCCTGCGCTTCCGTGACGCTGTCGAACGAGGTTTCTCCCGCACCCATCGCATCGACGACTACGCCCGCGAGCTCGGCTACTCCACCCGCACCCTCACCCGCGCCACTCAGACCGCGGCGGGCCTCAGCGCCAAGGACTACCTCGACCAGCGCCTCGTCCTGGAGGCCAAGCGGCTCCTCGCCCACGGCACCGAGCCCGCCTCCACCATCGCGGCCCGCCTCGGCTTCACCAGCGCCACCCACTTCGGCAAGTTCTTCCAGCGCCACACCGGCCGCACCCCCCTGGGCTTCCGCGCCTCCCAACGTACGTCGCCGCCTGCGTAG
- a CDS encoding MBL fold metallo-hydrolase: MHGTLTIIDKGQVRIHSYVSPEDGLGVTTQLIETPSRIIAVDAQFVLAYADEVVAYAKSLGKPLDRLVISHAHPDHYQGAARFGVPVHALPETVAEIVAMGAKTDLPTGAEIPLADMTPTVEITPGTEVIDGIPFVFEKVTGGEIHTTLVIKLPEQGVLVAQDVAYNHTHLWFLDKDFDGWQANIDRFAAETEYDTILPGHGEPTTPAIWAELTDYVNAGRELLGDDGDAYKKAITERYPAYQGAALIDVANTYMFGPKN, from the coding sequence ATGCACGGCACCCTCACGATCATCGACAAGGGCCAGGTCCGCATCCACAGCTACGTCTCGCCCGAGGACGGCCTGGGCGTCACCACCCAGCTGATCGAGACGCCGTCGCGGATCATCGCCGTCGACGCGCAGTTCGTCCTGGCCTACGCCGACGAGGTCGTCGCCTACGCCAAGAGCCTGGGCAAGCCGCTCGACCGCCTCGTCATCAGCCACGCGCATCCGGACCACTACCAGGGCGCGGCCCGCTTCGGCGTCCCCGTGCACGCCCTGCCTGAGACCGTCGCGGAGATCGTCGCCATGGGTGCCAAGACGGACCTGCCCACCGGCGCCGAGATCCCGCTCGCCGACATGACTCCGACCGTGGAGATCACCCCGGGCACCGAGGTCATCGACGGCATCCCGTTCGTGTTCGAGAAGGTCACCGGCGGCGAGATCCACACCACCCTCGTGATCAAGCTGCCCGAGCAGGGTGTCCTGGTCGCTCAGGACGTCGCCTACAACCACACCCACCTGTGGTTCCTGGACAAGGACTTCGACGGCTGGCAGGCCAACATCGACCGCTTCGCAGCCGAGACCGAGTACGACACCATCCTGCCCGGCCACGGCGAGCCGACCACCCCCGCCATCTGGGCCGAGCTCACCGACTACGTCAACGCCGGCCGGGAGCTGCTCGGTGACGACGGCGACGCCTACAAGAAGGCCATCACCGAGCGCTACCCCGCCTACCAGGGCGCAGCCCTCATCGACGTCGCCAACACCTACATGTTCGGCCCCAAGAACTGA
- a CDS encoding nuclear transport factor 2 family protein: protein MAGQRTATRRILLATVATSALLGAATVPAIASPPVSAGHAFGHVDGGARLDYQKTVAVRVLKGAFEQGDTEVVDRFVRADYIQHNPLASDGPEALKNFAAGLHQQFPDTKYDVKRVISENDLVVVHSNLVLTPGSRGSAVFDIFRFQDGKIAEHWDTLQDVPGSSVNGNDMFSTISRPHTGQPGPRGLTASNKKLVIKAFDQLIVGKDLSALDTYWSAGYHQHNPGIADGVAGARDGLGAYFRAFPELTVSRKRVVAEGDLVAVHSHYVNAPGERGQSVVDLFRVQGGKIVEHWDVLQDVPATSANDNTMF, encoded by the coding sequence ATGGCCGGCCAGCGCACGGCCACCCGTCGCATCCTCCTCGCCACGGTCGCCACGTCCGCCCTGCTGGGCGCCGCGACCGTACCCGCCATCGCCTCGCCGCCCGTCAGCGCGGGTCACGCCTTCGGGCACGTCGACGGCGGCGCCCGGCTCGACTACCAGAAGACCGTCGCCGTACGTGTCCTCAAGGGGGCGTTCGAGCAGGGTGACACCGAGGTCGTGGACAGGTTCGTGCGGGCCGACTACATCCAGCACAACCCCCTCGCGTCCGATGGCCCCGAGGCGTTGAAGAACTTCGCTGCCGGGTTGCATCAGCAGTTCCCCGACACCAAGTACGACGTCAAGCGGGTCATCTCCGAGAACGACCTCGTCGTGGTGCACTCCAACCTCGTACTGACGCCGGGAAGTCGAGGCTCGGCCGTATTCGACATCTTCCGGTTCCAGGACGGCAAGATCGCCGAGCACTGGGACACCCTGCAGGACGTCCCCGGCAGCAGTGTCAACGGCAACGACATGTTCTCCACCATCAGTCGGCCGCACACAGGACAACCTGGTCCGCGAGGGCTCACCGCCTCCAACAAGAAGCTCGTCATCAAGGCATTCGACCAGCTCATCGTCGGCAAGGATCTGTCCGCGCTCGACACGTACTGGAGCGCCGGGTACCACCAGCACAATCCCGGCATCGCGGATGGTGTGGCCGGTGCGCGGGACGGGCTCGGGGCGTACTTCCGGGCGTTCCCGGAGCTGACCGTCTCCCGCAAGCGCGTTGTCGCCGAGGGGGATCTGGTCGCCGTCCACAGTCACTACGTGAACGCGCCCGGCGAGCGCGGGCAGTCCGTAGTGGATCTGTTCCGGGTACAGGGCGGGAAGATCGTCGAGCACTGGGACGTGCTTCAGGACGTGCCGGCCACCTCCGCCAACGACAACACGATGTTCTGA
- a CDS encoding PQQ-binding-like beta-propeller repeat protein: MPNIGVTATPVYDPATGTVYLTSKADDGADVQQPNWYVHALNVTTGAERSGWPVKVAGAPVNDPGRPFNAYTAMQRPGLLLMDGAVYAGFGSHCGYAPYVGHVLRVDTATRGTTLWSTVTSSDNGKGGVWMSGGGLVSDGPGRILLSTGNGTSPAAGPGAKPPGQLGDSVVRLGVNSDGTLSAQDFFSPSNAPVLDLLDADLGSGGPAALPDDVFGTAQHPHLLVQIGKDGRLFLLDRDDLGGRSQGASGADKVLGTFGPYEGVWGHPGVYGGEGGYVYTIGGRGPLRAFKYGVNGVGLPGLSDAGRSTETFGFASGSPVITSTGTTPGSAVVWAVYSDGSSGANGQLRAYEATPVDGTLKKLWSAPIGVASKFSVPATDGGRVYVGTRDGHVLAFGRPAGAALTGRPVRSGDTPTGGGPGHALAPAPWAADPRLLERARRSGPPR; encoded by the coding sequence GTGCCGAACATCGGCGTCACCGCGACCCCTGTCTACGACCCGGCGACGGGCACGGTCTACCTCACCTCCAAGGCCGACGACGGCGCCGACGTCCAGCAGCCCAACTGGTACGTCCACGCCCTCAACGTCACCACCGGCGCCGAGCGCAGCGGCTGGCCGGTCAAGGTGGCCGGCGCCCCGGTCAACGACCCGGGCCGCCCCTTCAACGCCTACACCGCGATGCAGCGCCCCGGCCTGCTGCTCATGGACGGCGCGGTGTACGCGGGCTTCGGCTCCCACTGCGGCTACGCCCCCTACGTCGGCCATGTCCTGCGGGTCGACACCGCCACCCGCGGGACCACCCTGTGGTCCACCGTGACCTCCTCCGACAACGGCAAGGGGGGCGTCTGGATGAGCGGTGGCGGCCTGGTCTCCGACGGGCCCGGCCGCATCCTGCTCTCCACGGGCAACGGCACCTCCCCGGCGGCCGGCCCGGGTGCGAAGCCGCCGGGCCAGCTCGGTGACTCCGTCGTACGCCTCGGTGTCAACAGCGACGGCACGTTGTCCGCGCAGGACTTCTTCAGCCCCTCCAACGCCCCCGTCCTCGACCTGCTCGACGCCGACCTCGGCTCCGGCGGCCCGGCCGCCCTCCCGGACGACGTCTTCGGCACGGCCCAGCACCCGCACCTCCTGGTACAGATCGGCAAGGACGGCCGGCTGTTCCTCCTCGACCGCGACGACCTCGGCGGCCGCAGCCAGGGAGCGAGCGGCGCCGACAAGGTCCTCGGCACCTTCGGCCCCTACGAAGGCGTCTGGGGCCACCCGGGCGTGTACGGCGGAGAGGGCGGCTACGTCTACACGATCGGCGGGCGCGGCCCGCTGCGCGCCTTCAAGTACGGCGTGAACGGCGTCGGCCTGCCCGGGCTCAGCGACGCCGGCCGCTCCACTGAGACCTTCGGCTTCGCCTCCGGCTCCCCGGTGATCACCTCCACGGGCACCACCCCCGGCTCGGCGGTCGTCTGGGCGGTGTACTCGGACGGTTCGAGCGGCGCGAACGGCCAGCTGCGCGCGTACGAGGCCACACCGGTGGACGGCACCCTGAAGAAGCTGTGGTCGGCCCCGATCGGCGTCGCCTCCAAGTTCTCCGTCCCCGCCACCGACGGCGGCCGCGTCTACGTCGGCACCCGCGATGGCCACGTCCTCGCCTTCGGCCGTCCCGCCGGCGCCGCGCTCACCGGCAGGCCCGTGCGCTCCGGCGACACGCCGACCGGTGGTGGCCCCGGCCACGCCCTGGCCCCCGCCCCCTGGGCTGCCGACCCCCGTCTCCTGGAGCGCGCCCGCCGGTCCGGACCGCCCCGCTGA
- a CDS encoding outer membrane protein assembly factor BamB family protein — MHNRFGFLASVVTVCLATGSLVAPCSAASEKARTADVTAVSKDTYRTGWDPDEPGLAPGQVSSSDFGQRFSTAVDGQVYAQPLVVGNTVVVATENNKVYGLDSATGVVIWTKSLGAA; from the coding sequence ATGCACAACAGATTCGGTTTCCTGGCATCGGTGGTGACGGTCTGTCTGGCCACGGGCAGTCTCGTCGCGCCCTGCTCGGCCGCCTCTGAGAAAGCCCGCACCGCCGACGTCACCGCGGTCTCCAAGGACACCTACCGCACCGGATGGGACCCCGACGAGCCCGGCCTCGCGCCCGGCCAGGTCTCCAGCTCGGACTTCGGCCAGCGGTTCTCCACCGCTGTCGACGGACAGGTCTACGCCCAGCCGCTGGTCGTCGGGAACACGGTCGTCGTCGCCACCGAGAACAACAAGGTGTACGGCCTGGACTCGGCCACCGGCGTGGTCATCTGGACGAAGAGCCTGGGCGCCGCCTGA
- a CDS encoding FAD-dependent oxidoreductase, translating into MRDVVIAGGGPVGLFLATELALGGARVLVLERDEEATSPWKALPLGLRGLSAGSAETFHRRGLLEAVIGASHADPAKVGAAPDAIQAPDPRDVSHFAGMGLNAADIDVASLPFRLPSPAMEGFMTSLEAVTSVMAERAAELGVEILRAKPVTALTQDDVHVTVTAGGQEYQARYLVGCDGGRSTVRGLAGFDFIGTDPLFTGYVAKITFADPDQLSLGFNLTDNGMYLRTPFEGHLGMMDFDGGAFDRSQPLTRERLQDVLRRITGTAVSLTEVHLASSFTDRAMQTTTYRKGRVLLAGDAAHIHSPLGGQGLNLGIGDAANLGWKLAATVRGTAPEGLLDTYTSERHPVGAAVLDWSRAQVATMKPGPNAPALRQLVHQLLSTTDGTTLAYRRTTGLFNRYDLGDAHPLVGCTTPEFRFEDGTRLGDLLRQGQGVLLDFRTDDQLQRAAKNWEGRIQYAAGPARNDLGFTAVLVRPDGVVAWAAGQDLDPGTFEQAATRWFTGAQN; encoded by the coding sequence ATGCGTGACGTAGTAATCGCAGGCGGCGGCCCGGTCGGCCTGTTCCTGGCCACCGAGCTCGCCCTGGGCGGCGCCCGCGTCCTGGTTCTGGAGCGCGACGAGGAAGCCACGTCACCGTGGAAGGCGCTCCCGTTGGGCTTGCGCGGCCTGAGCGCCGGGTCGGCCGAGACGTTCCACCGCCGCGGCCTGCTGGAAGCAGTGATAGGCGCTTCGCACGCCGACCCGGCGAAGGTCGGCGCGGCCCCCGACGCCATCCAGGCACCGGATCCCCGGGACGTCAGCCACTTCGCCGGCATGGGCCTCAACGCGGCCGACATCGACGTGGCCTCGCTGCCCTTCCGGCTGCCCAGCCCGGCGATGGAAGGCTTCATGACCAGCCTGGAGGCGGTCACCTCGGTCATGGCCGAGCGCGCCGCCGAACTCGGCGTGGAGATCCTGCGCGCCAAGCCCGTCACGGCCCTCACGCAAGACGACGTCCATGTCACGGTCACGGCCGGGGGCCAGGAGTACCAGGCGCGCTACCTGGTCGGGTGCGACGGCGGACGCAGCACGGTGCGGGGCCTGGCGGGTTTCGACTTCATCGGCACGGATCCACTGTTCACCGGCTACGTCGCCAAGATCACCTTCGCCGACCCCGACCAGTTGTCGCTGGGCTTCAACCTGACGGACAACGGCATGTATCTGCGCACGCCCTTCGAGGGGCACCTGGGCATGATGGACTTTGACGGCGGCGCCTTCGACCGGTCCCAGCCGCTGACCCGCGAGCGCCTCCAGGATGTCCTGCGCCGCATCACGGGTACCGCCGTGTCGCTGACCGAGGTGCATCTGGCGTCGAGCTTCACCGACCGTGCCATGCAGACCACGACGTACCGCAAGGGGCGTGTCCTGCTGGCCGGGGATGCCGCGCACATTCACTCGCCCCTTGGCGGCCAGGGTCTCAACCTCGGCATCGGGGACGCGGCCAACCTCGGCTGGAAGCTCGCTGCGACCGTGCGCGGCACCGCGCCCGAGGGCCTGCTCGACACCTACACCAGCGAGCGCCACCCGGTGGGAGCTGCGGTGCTGGACTGGTCGCGGGCCCAGGTGGCGACCATGAAGCCGGGCCCCAACGCCCCCGCGCTGCGACAGCTGGTCCACCAGCTGCTGAGCACCACGGACGGCACGACCCTCGCCTACCGGCGGACGACAGGTCTGTTCAACCGCTACGACCTGGGCGACGCTCACCCCCTCGTGGGCTGCACCACCCCCGAATTCCGCTTCGAGGACGGCACCCGCCTGGGCGACCTGCTCCGCCAGGGCCAGGGCGTCTTGCTCGACTTCCGCACCGACGACCAGCTCCAGCGTGCGGCGAAGAACTGGGAGGGCCGGATCCAGTACGCGGCCGGCCCGGCGCGCAACGACCTCGGCTTCACCGCGGTTCTCGTCCGCCCCGACGGCGTCGTGGCCTGGGCCGCCGGGCAGGACCTGGACCCCGGCACGTTCGAGCAGGCGGCCACCCGCTGGTTCACCGGCGCCCAGAACTAG
- a CDS encoding TetR/AcrR family transcriptional regulator, producing MATRNPRSERRNQVLSRERIIETAIELLDAGGEGAMTTRALTERLSTGSGAIYYRVGSRDDLLDTATETLVTAALAAKPAQASAAPGDEIRTVALALFDVIAEHQWLATRLTQQVVRKPFGPVTVGIFERIGRQVGALGVPQASWFDAASTLVHYILGAVSQNTRMEGDAPDGSHDRGEFLDATAAAWHDLNAEDYPFMHAIVAQINTHDDREQFLTGIAVILDGLTRLG from the coding sequence ATGGCAACGAGAAACCCCCGCTCAGAGCGACGCAACCAGGTGCTCTCCCGGGAGCGGATCATCGAGACGGCGATCGAGCTGCTCGACGCGGGCGGCGAGGGCGCCATGACCACGCGGGCGCTCACTGAGCGCCTGTCCACCGGCTCGGGAGCGATCTACTACCGGGTGGGCAGCCGGGACGACCTGCTGGACACGGCGACCGAGACGCTCGTCACCGCGGCCCTGGCCGCAAAGCCCGCACAGGCTTCAGCCGCGCCCGGGGACGAGATCCGCACCGTGGCGCTGGCCCTGTTCGACGTAATCGCCGAGCACCAGTGGCTCGCGACGCGGCTGACCCAGCAGGTGGTCCGCAAGCCGTTCGGCCCGGTGACGGTCGGCATCTTCGAGCGGATCGGCCGCCAGGTCGGCGCGCTGGGTGTACCGCAGGCGTCCTGGTTCGACGCGGCGTCGACGCTGGTGCACTACATCCTCGGCGCCGTCAGCCAGAACACCCGGATGGAGGGCGACGCGCCCGACGGCTCGCACGACCGCGGCGAGTTCCTCGACGCGACCGCGGCGGCCTGGCATGACCTCAATGCCGAGGACTACCCGTTCATGCACGCGATCGTCGCCCAGATAAACACGCACGACGACCGCGAGCAGTTCCTCACCGGCATCGCCGTGATTCTCGACGGCCTCACCCGGCTCGGCTGA